The Achromobacter deleyi region AGCAACGCGCACACCAATGATTTTCTGCTGCGGCCGACCGTCCCGATCGCGCCGGGCGATATCGTGGGCGTGCCCCAGATTCTTCGCTTCACCGCGCCCGTCAGCACCCGGCCGCAAGCCGACGGCGGCTACAAGACCGGCCTGGGCGACATCAATGTGTTCGACATCTTCCTGTTGAGCCAGGGCACGGTGGACGTGGGCGTGGGGCCCATGCTGACCATGCCGACCGCCACCAGCAGCGAACTGGGCGCCGGAAAGTGGTCCGCGGGCCTGGCCGGCGTCGCGATGCACACCAGCAAGGAAGGCATTTCCGGCGCGCTGGTGGAGTGGCAACACTCCTTTGCCGGTCAGAGCCAGCGCGATACCGTGCACACCGCCACGCTGCAGCCGTTCCTGATCCGCAACCTGCCGCAGGGCTGGTATCTGCGCTCGACGGGCATCTGGACCTTCGATCTGCAGAGAAGCAACTACTACATTCCCGTGGGCCTGGGCGCGGGCAAGGCCTGGCGCGTCGGCAAGAACATATTCAACGCATTCGTCGAGCCGCAATGGACGGTCGCGCACAAGGGCGAAGGCCTGCCGCAATTCACGCTGTTCGCCGGATTGAACATTACGTTCGGCCATTGATCGCACTGGCGCTTTTGGGCTTGAGAGATTCAGGGTTGAGAGAAGCAATGATGTCGAAACACGCGCTCCGTAATTTCAGGCTCGACCAACTGGCCCCATGGCTGGCCGCGGCGCTGCTGGCCACCCCTTGCGCGGCCTGGGCCACCGAAGGCGCGCTGGGCCGCCAGATCACGGGCACGAACGTGCAGCCCAATGCGGGCATTGTTTCCCCGGAACCCATCTGGGCCGTCAACTTCGCGCAGATCTACATGGACGGCAACATCGGCGGCAGCCGCGAGGTCCCCTTGGGCAGCCGGACTTCGCTGGGACTGGAGGGGAAGGTCGCGTTCACGCTGGCCACGGTGCTCAAGACCTGGGACACCGGGACGGGCAGCTGGAATTTCGCGTCCAGCTTCACCTTGCCTTACGTGTGGACCAAGGTGGATTCCAGGCTGACCGGGCCGGGCGGCCGGACCGTGGACGATAGCGACACCGCGTCCAACCTGTTCGACCTCTATTTCTCGCCCATCATCGCCGGCTACCATTTTTCCGAGACCTCGCACATGGCGCTCAGCCTGAACATCTGGGCGCCCACCGGCAAGTACAACGCGAACGACATGGCCAACCCCAGCCTGAACACCTGGACTTTCATTCCGCAGGTGGCCTACACCAAGATCTTTCCGGATTCCGGCATGCAGCTCGACACCGTGGCGGGTGTGCAGTTCTACACGCGCAACAACGCCACCGACTACCGCAACGCACCCATCTTCAGCATGGACGTGATGGGGCGCAAGACGTTTGACAACGGCGTCGCCGCAGGCCTGATCCTCGGCACCATCCAGCAACTGGGCGACGACAAGGGGCCCACGGCCGATCGGCTCAATGGCTTCAAGGGGCGGGACTGGGCGCTGGGCCCGATCGTGACCTACGACAGGAAACTGGCGGACAAGCGCTCGCTTTCGCTGAGCCTGCGCTGGGTGCCCACGATCAGCAGCACCAACCGCCTGGATAGCAACAGTACGTTCATGGGCACCGCCACGCTGGTGTTCTGAGTTGGAATGCCCCTGGGGCTGTCCGCGCGGGCAACGCCGGGCAGCGGTCTGTTCGATTTGCTAGATAACGGGTGACTGACATGGCCAAACAAGCACGACACAAAGCGCGCCTGGTCGGCGCATTGCTGCTGGGCGGGGTGGCGCTAGGGGTGGCCGCCAGCGCCGCCTACCTGGTTCTGGGCGACGATGGCGGCCCTCAGCCGGTCAAGGTGGTGCTGGGCGACGGCAAGAGCGGACCGCCGGGCATGGCCTGGGTGCCGGGGCGCGAATTCCTGATGGGCAGCAGCCACAAACTGGCGCAACCCAATGAAATGCCGGCGCACAAGGTCTCGGTCAGCGGCTTCTGGATGGACGTGAACGATGTGACGAATGCGCAGTTCCGCCGCTTCGTCGAAGCGACGGGCTACGTCACCACCGCCGAACAGAAGCCCAAGTGGGAAGACCTGCAGGTGCAGCTGCCGCCAGGCACGCCGCGCCCGGACGACAAGCTGCTGGTGGCGGGCGCCATGGTGTTCGTCGGCACCGAGTCCGAGGTCTCCCTGCGCGACTACTCGCGCTGGTGGCGCTATGTGGCCGGCGCGAACTGGCGGCATCCGCAAGGCCCGGGCAGCTCGATTGCCGGCAAGGACGACCATCCCGTCGTGCAGGTCTCTTATGAAGACGCGAAGGCCTACGCCAAGTGGGCCGGCAAGCGCCTGCCCACCGAAACCGAATGGGAAATGGCGGCGCGTGGCGGCCTGGAGCAGGCCACCTACACCTGGGGGGAAGAACTGCTGCCGCAGGGCAAGGCCATGGCCAACATCTGGGATACCCAGCAGAAGCAGCCGTTTCCGGTCGTGAAGGACGAGAAGGTGCAGGTCGGCACCATGCCGGTGGGCAGCTTCTCGCCCAACGGCTACGGACTGTATGACATGGCGGGCAACGTGTGGCAATGGACGTCCGACTGGTATCGCGCCGACGCCTTCA contains the following coding sequences:
- a CDS encoding SphA family protein, with the translated sequence MSKHALRNFRLDQLAPWLAAALLATPCAAWATEGALGRQITGTNVQPNAGIVSPEPIWAVNFAQIYMDGNIGGSREVPLGSRTSLGLEGKVAFTLATVLKTWDTGTGSWNFASSFTLPYVWTKVDSRLTGPGGRTVDDSDTASNLFDLYFSPIIAGYHFSETSHMALSLNIWAPTGKYNANDMANPSLNTWTFIPQVAYTKIFPDSGMQLDTVAGVQFYTRNNATDYRNAPIFSMDVMGRKTFDNGVAAGLILGTIQQLGDDKGPTADRLNGFKGRDWALGPIVTYDRKLADKRSLSLSLRWVPTISSTNRLDSNSTFMGTATLVF
- a CDS encoding formylglycine-generating enzyme family protein, whose product is MAKQARHKARLVGALLLGGVALGVAASAAYLVLGDDGGPQPVKVVLGDGKSGPPGMAWVPGREFLMGSSHKLAQPNEMPAHKVSVSGFWMDVNDVTNAQFRRFVEATGYVTTAEQKPKWEDLQVQLPPGTPRPDDKLLVAGAMVFVGTESEVSLRDYSRWWRYVAGANWRHPQGPGSSIAGKDDHPVVQVSYEDAKAYAKWAGKRLPTETEWEMAARGGLEQATYTWGEELLPQGKAMANIWDTQQKQPFPVVKDEKVQVGTMPVGSFSPNGYGLYDMAGNVWQWTSDWYRADAFKIQAQYRRPPADPAGPADSFDPDDGIVPPGAPKRVTRGGSFLCSDTYCISYRTSARRGTDPMNGMSHLGFRTVMTTQQWKLAQNSKSGVASR